Proteins encoded in a region of the Bradyrhizobium sp. CB3481 genome:
- a CDS encoding outer membrane protein: protein MSRFAVAALALSAAGLTTSAQAADFYGSGAPLTVNDTLYRSDSWARPYLGVNLGYAWGSVANNPTKPSGFVGGVQAGYNWQNGSFVFGLEGDIQATAAEETFAPWKFSNPWFGTVRGRVGYAFNNVMFFGTGGLAFGELRATTFGLTESHTNAGWTLGAGAEMGLDRNWSAKIEYLYVDLANSNFVITGGSNGYRFGLIRAGVNYRF from the coding sequence ATGAGCAGGTTCGCCGTGGCCGCGCTGGCGCTGAGCGCTGCGGGCTTGACGACGTCGGCACAGGCGGCCGACTTCTACGGCTCGGGTGCCCCCCTAACCGTCAACGACACGCTGTACCGTTCCGATAGCTGGGCCCGTCCCTATCTCGGCGTCAACCTCGGCTATGCCTGGGGCTCGGTCGCCAACAATCCGACCAAGCCGTCCGGTTTCGTCGGAGGTGTCCAGGCCGGCTACAACTGGCAGAACGGATCGTTCGTGTTCGGCCTCGAAGGTGACATCCAGGCCACCGCCGCCGAAGAAACCTTCGCGCCGTGGAAATTCTCCAATCCCTGGTTCGGCACGGTCCGCGGCCGGGTCGGCTACGCGTTCAACAATGTCATGTTCTTCGGCACGGGCGGTCTGGCTTTCGGCGAACTGCGCGCCACGACATTCGGCCTGACCGAATCGCACACCAATGCGGGCTGGACGCTCGGCGCCGGCGCCGAGATGGGCCTTGATCGTAACTGGAGCGCCAAGATCGAATATCTCTATGTCGATCTGGCCAACAGCAACTTCGTCATTACAGGTGGGTCGAACGGCTACCGGTTCGGCTTGATCCGGGCCGGCGTGAACTATCGCTTCTGA
- a CDS encoding cold-shock protein, with protein MAMTGTVKFFNGERGYGFIKPDDGGRDVFVHITAVERAGLKDLTEGQRITFEVEPDKKGKGPKAVNLVISS; from the coding sequence ATGGCCATGACTGGAACAGTCAAGTTCTTCAACGGAGAACGCGGCTACGGCTTCATCAAGCCCGATGATGGCGGCCGCGATGTGTTCGTGCACATCACCGCCGTCGAGCGGGCCGGATTGAAGGATCTGACAGAAGGACAGCGCATCACGTTCGAGGTTGAACCGGACAAGAAGGGCAAGGGGCCCAAAGCGGTCAACCTCGTGATTTCGTCGTGA
- the rlmJ gene encoding 23S rRNA (adenine(2030)-N(6))-methyltransferase RlmJ: MNYRHAFHAGGFADVIKHIVLVRMLTYLQEKPAAFRVIDTHAGAGRYDLTGEEARRGGEWLTGIARMMQARFSDSVLPLVGPYLDIVRAFNTPGKLEAYPGSPLIARALLRPQDRLTACEIEPGARKQLIDALRRDSQARVVDLDGWTALPAFVPPNERRGLVLIDPAFEQKDEFERLAGTFAEAYAKWPTGSYLIWYPVKSRRITDTLAHAVAGAAAASRPAGKCLRLEFSVAPQEAGGPLASTGLLIVNPPWTLAGELKTILPELEKPLGQGGAGRFRLEVPKP, encoded by the coding sequence ATGAACTACCGACACGCCTTTCACGCCGGCGGCTTTGCCGATGTCATCAAGCACATCGTGCTGGTGCGCATGCTGACCTATCTGCAGGAAAAGCCGGCCGCATTTCGCGTCATCGATACCCATGCCGGCGCCGGGCGCTACGATCTCACGGGTGAAGAGGCGCGCCGCGGCGGCGAATGGCTGACCGGCATCGCCCGGATGATGCAGGCGCGGTTTTCGGACAGCGTGCTGCCGCTGGTCGGCCCCTATCTCGATATCGTCAGGGCCTTCAACACACCGGGCAAGCTCGAGGCCTATCCCGGCTCGCCCCTGATTGCTCGGGCGCTGCTGCGGCCGCAGGACCGCCTTACCGCCTGCGAAATCGAGCCGGGCGCCCGCAAGCAACTGATCGATGCGCTGCGCCGCGACAGTCAGGCGCGGGTGGTCGATCTCGACGGCTGGACGGCATTGCCGGCTTTCGTGCCGCCCAACGAACGGCGCGGGCTGGTGCTGATCGATCCCGCGTTCGAACAAAAAGACGAATTCGAACGGCTGGCCGGCACATTCGCCGAGGCCTATGCGAAATGGCCGACCGGCAGCTACCTGATCTGGTATCCGGTGAAGAGCCGGCGCATCACCGACACCTTGGCGCACGCCGTCGCGGGCGCCGCCGCGGCGAGCCGGCCGGCTGGAAAATGCCTGCGGCTCGAATTCAGCGTCGCGCCCCAAGAGGCCGGCGGCCCCCTCGCCTCCACCGGCCTCCTGATCGTCAATCCGCCGTGGACACTCGCGGGTGAATTGAAGACAATTCTACCCGAACTCGAAAAACCGCTCGGCCAGGGCGGCGCCGGCCGCTTCAGGCTGGAGGTACCCAAGCCCTGA
- a CDS encoding ribonuclease T2 codes for MHRSGIISRFLISLALVVVSVGMAAAQDSRQNTPGEFDFYVLALSWSPSFCEAAAERGNSGRSQVQCSRPYSFVVHGLWPQYERGFPEYCQRPAPRLDRNIMTSMLDLMPAPGLIFNEWDKHGTCSGLGARGYFENIRKARAAVKIPEEFLQLSEEKTIAPGDLEAAFIKINPGLSPAAISVTCSSRRLSEVRICLSKDMQFHTCEEIDRRACRRDEVVMPPVRGG; via the coding sequence ATGCACCGATCCGGTATCATTTCACGATTTCTGATTTCATTGGCGCTCGTCGTCGTCTCGGTCGGGATGGCGGCCGCCCAGGATAGCCGGCAGAACACGCCGGGTGAGTTCGATTTTTACGTCCTGGCTCTTTCCTGGTCGCCCTCGTTCTGTGAGGCGGCGGCCGAGCGCGGCAATAGCGGGCGCTCGCAGGTCCAGTGCAGCCGCCCGTATTCCTTCGTGGTCCATGGCCTCTGGCCGCAATATGAGCGCGGCTTTCCGGAATATTGCCAGCGGCCCGCGCCGCGGCTCGACCGCAACATCATGACCTCGATGCTGGACCTGATGCCGGCACCCGGCCTGATCTTCAACGAGTGGGACAAGCACGGCACCTGTTCAGGCCTTGGCGCACGCGGGTACTTCGAAAACATCCGCAAAGCGCGCGCGGCGGTGAAGATCCCCGAGGAATTCCTGCAACTATCCGAAGAGAAGACCATCGCCCCCGGCGATCTCGAGGCCGCCTTCATCAAGATCAACCCGGGCCTTAGCCCTGCGGCGATTTCGGTGACCTGCTCGAGCCGGCGCCTCAGCGAGGTGCGGATCTGCCTGAGCAAGGACATGCAATTCCACACCTGCGAGGAAATCGACCGCCGCGCCTGCCGGCGTGACGAGGTCGTGATGCCGCCGGTGCGAGGCGGTTAG
- a CDS encoding DUF3617 family protein, with the protein MRRFLVAAGSAAILLALAPMGAGAVELPVRKAGLWEMKVLSGGSVPEMTMQQCTDETTDKDMSTAMSPVAKDICSKQDIQKTATGYVTDSVCGVAGVTVKSHAEITGDFNSAYTVKSTSHSEGGRVGPHDSTTTIEAKWLGACKTDQKAGDIMMPGGMKMNIKDMEKLKALIPKK; encoded by the coding sequence ATGAGACGATTCCTTGTTGCGGCTGGTTCGGCCGCTATTTTGCTTGCCCTAGCGCCAATGGGCGCCGGTGCGGTGGAGCTGCCGGTACGCAAAGCCGGCCTGTGGGAGATGAAGGTGCTGAGCGGCGGATCTGTGCCGGAGATGACCATGCAGCAGTGCACTGACGAGACCACCGACAAGGACATGAGCACCGCCATGTCGCCGGTGGCCAAGGACATCTGCTCCAAGCAGGACATCCAGAAGACGGCGACCGGCTATGTCACCGATTCCGTTTGCGGCGTCGCCGGGGTGACGGTGAAGTCGCACGCCGAGATCACCGGCGACTTCAATTCCGCCTATACCGTGAAATCGACCTCGCATAGCGAGGGCGGGCGGGTCGGCCCGCACGATTCCACCACCACGATCGAGGCCAAATGGCTCGGCGCCTGCAAGACCGACCAGAAGGCCGGTGACATCATGATGCCCGGCGGCATGAAGATGAACATCAAGGACATGGAAAAGCTGAAGGCGCTGATCCCGAAGAAGTAG
- a CDS encoding ATP-binding protein, with protein MSTLDTGLTFIRNASQRVSKANGWMGNAFKGWMPTGLYARALLIMIVPMVMLQTVVAFVFMERHWNTVTRHLSAAVVQDIAGLIDIYKTYPQDKDRAQLKRIAQERLGLVVDFLPRGDMPTPGPKPFFSLLDQSLSGQISRQISRPFWIDTVGNSNLVEIRIQLDDAVMRVFAQRSRAYASNSEIFIFWMLGTSSILLIVAVLFLRNQIRPILRLAEAAESFGKGREVPNFRARGAREVRQAAQAFLEMKARVERSIDQRTAMLAGVSHDLRTILTRFKLELALIGDSPEVDGMRKDVDEMSGMLEAYLAFARGDSGEVAQPTDMAMALEELRSDAERHGHTATVTFHGLPVVTVKPASFKRCIANLVSNAARYAKTVAITGHRDHRYLTVTVDDDGPGIPVNMREEVFKPFLRLDDARNQDEGGTGLGLAIARDIARSHGGDITLSDSPMGGLRAAVRVPV; from the coding sequence ATGAGCACGCTCGACACCGGCCTGACATTCATCCGCAATGCCTCGCAGCGCGTCTCCAAGGCCAATGGCTGGATGGGCAACGCGTTCAAGGGCTGGATGCCGACCGGCCTCTACGCCCGCGCGTTGCTGATCATGATCGTGCCGATGGTGATGCTGCAGACGGTGGTCGCATTCGTGTTCATGGAGCGCCACTGGAACACGGTGACACGGCATCTGTCGGCCGCCGTGGTGCAGGACATCGCGGGCCTGATCGACATTTACAAGACCTATCCTCAGGACAAGGATCGCGCGCAACTCAAGCGCATCGCGCAAGAACGGCTGGGATTGGTGGTCGATTTCCTTCCCAGGGGCGACATGCCCACGCCGGGGCCAAAGCCGTTCTTCTCGCTGCTCGACCAGTCGCTCTCGGGGCAGATCAGCCGCCAGATCAGCCGCCCGTTCTGGATCGACACTGTCGGCAATTCCAACCTGGTCGAGATCCGCATCCAGCTCGATGATGCCGTGATGCGGGTGTTCGCGCAGCGAAGCCGGGCCTACGCCTCCAATTCGGAAATCTTCATCTTCTGGATGCTCGGCACTTCCTCGATCCTCCTGATCGTCGCGGTGTTGTTCCTGCGCAACCAGATCAGGCCGATCCTGCGGCTGGCAGAGGCCGCCGAAAGCTTCGGCAAGGGCCGCGAGGTGCCGAATTTCCGCGCGCGCGGCGCGCGGGAGGTGCGGCAGGCGGCGCAGGCCTTCCTGGAAATGAAAGCCCGCGTCGAGCGCTCGATCGACCAGCGCACCGCGATGCTGGCCGGCGTCAGCCATGACCTGCGCACCATCCTGACCCGCTTCAAGCTTGAGCTGGCGCTGATCGGCGACAGCCCCGAAGTCGACGGCATGCGCAAGGATGTCGACGAGATGTCGGGGATGCTGGAGGCCTATCTCGCTTTCGCCCGCGGCGACAGCGGCGAGGTCGCGCAGCCGACCGACATGGCGATGGCACTGGAAGAGCTGCGCAGCGACGCCGAACGCCACGGCCATACCGCGACGGTAACGTTCCACGGCCTGCCCGTCGTGACGGTGAAACCAGCCTCGTTCAAGCGCTGCATCGCCAATCTCGTCTCCAACGCGGCGCGCTACGCCAAGACGGTCGCGATCACCGGACACCGCGACCACCGCTATCTGACGGTGACGGTCGACGACGACGGGCCGGGCATTCCCGTCAACATGCGCGAGGAAGTGTTCAAGCCGTTCCTGCGGCTCGACGATGCCCGCAACCAGGATGAGGGCGGCACCGGCCTCGGGCTCGCGATCGCCCGCGACATCGCCCGGTCGCATGGCGGCGACATCACGCTCAGCGACAGCCCGATGGGCGGATTGCGGGCGGCGGTCAGGGTGCCGGTGTAG
- a CDS encoding response regulator transcription factor, translating to MVAQAATIATATARAPRQLADDAPHLLLVDDDRRIRDLLSRFLSGEGYRVTTASSATDARAKLLGLHFDLLILDVMMPGETGFDLARFIRTSSSVPIIMLTARHEAEARIEGLQIGADDYVAKPFEPRELVLRIGNILKRSAPPPVEALEQIAFGPYVFHLDRGELRQGEEIIHLTDREREMLRILAASPGETVPRAALTSGGTVNERAVDVQINRLRRKIEQDPANPLFLQAVRGIGYRLVASP from the coding sequence ATCGTGGCGCAAGCAGCAACCATCGCGACGGCCACCGCGCGCGCGCCGCGGCAACTGGCCGACGACGCCCCGCATCTGCTCCTGGTCGACGACGATCGCCGCATTCGCGATCTGTTGTCGCGGTTCCTGTCCGGCGAAGGCTATCGCGTCACCACCGCCTCGAGCGCGACCGATGCGCGGGCAAAGCTGCTCGGCCTGCATTTCGATCTCCTGATCCTCGACGTCATGATGCCTGGCGAAACCGGCTTCGACCTGGCGCGGTTCATCCGCACCTCCTCCTCGGTGCCGATCATCATGCTGACGGCGCGCCACGAGGCGGAGGCGCGGATCGAGGGGCTGCAGATTGGCGCCGACGATTACGTCGCAAAACCGTTCGAGCCGCGCGAGCTGGTCTTGCGGATCGGCAACATCCTCAAGCGCTCCGCGCCGCCGCCGGTAGAGGCGCTGGAGCAGATCGCGTTCGGCCCTTACGTCTTTCATCTCGATCGCGGCGAGCTGCGCCAGGGCGAGGAGATCATTCACCTGACCGATCGCGAGCGTGAAATGCTGCGCATTCTCGCCGCCAGCCCCGGTGAAACCGTGCCGCGTGCAGCGCTGACCAGCGGCGGCACGGTGAACGAGCGCGCGGTCGACGTGCAGATCAACCGCCTGCGCCGCAAGATCGAACAGGATCCCGCCAATCCGCTGTTCCTGCAGGCGGTGCGTGGCATCGGCTACCGCCTGGTCGCGTCGCCCTGA
- a CDS encoding MarR family transcriptional regulator produces the protein MTDINFSRGPASPDSQASAGTSPRLGEMRWDIIELLFFAYRDFVGDADHELEAFGFGRAHHRVMHFVYRYPGLKVADLLDVLRITKQSLGRVLKQLLDEGYIIQKTGNNDRRQRLLYATPKGEALVAKLAGLQTDRITRALRDINPEGAAVINQFLRAMIDRDDPDKVLEAIFGTGSKKPRE, from the coding sequence ATGACTGACATAAATTTCTCAAGGGGCCCTGCCAGCCCCGATTCGCAAGCAAGCGCGGGCACATCCCCACGCCTGGGCGAAATGCGCTGGGACATTATCGAGCTGCTTTTTTTCGCCTATCGCGACTTTGTCGGCGACGCCGACCATGAGCTCGAGGCGTTCGGATTCGGCCGTGCCCATCACCGGGTGATGCATTTCGTCTACCGCTACCCCGGCCTCAAGGTCGCCGACCTGCTGGACGTCCTGCGGATCACCAAGCAGTCGCTCGGGCGGGTGCTCAAGCAGCTGCTCGACGAGGGCTACATCATCCAGAAGACCGGCAATAACGACCGCCGGCAGCGCCTTCTTTACGCCACCCCGAAGGGCGAAGCCTTGGTGGCAAAGCTCGCAGGGTTGCAGACCGACCGCATCACCCGCGCGCTGCGGGACATCAACCCCGAAGGCGCCGCTGTTATCAACCAGTTCCTGCGCGCGATGATCGATCGCGACGACCCCGACAAGGTGTTAGAAGCGATCTTCGGGACCGGCAGCAAGAAGCCAAGGGAGTGA
- a CDS encoding branched-chain amino acid aminotransferase produces the protein MSLNFEIQPAANPTPEKERAAKLADPGFGRVFTDHMAIIRYSQAKGWHDARIEARANFALDPATAVLHYAQEIFEGLKAYKRDNGVNLFRPDANARRFKDSAERMAMAPLPEALFIEAVEQVVRIDSAWIPGGEGSLYLRPFMIANEVFLGVKPSAEYIFAVIASPVGSYFKGGPAPVSIWVSEKYTRAAVGGTGAVKCGGNYAASLRAQAEAIERGCDQVVFLDAIERRYIEELGGMNVFFVFDDGSLSTPPLGTILPGITRDSIIALAKDAGTVVREEPYTIEQWRKDAASGKLKEAFACGTAAVISPIGKVCSASGDFQISGGVAGPVAMGLRKKLVDIQYGRAEDPHDWIRKVM, from the coding sequence ATGAGTTTGAATTTCGAAATCCAGCCTGCGGCCAACCCGACCCCGGAAAAGGAGCGCGCGGCAAAGCTCGCCGATCCCGGTTTCGGCCGGGTCTTCACCGATCACATGGCGATTATCCGCTATAGCCAGGCCAAGGGCTGGCATGATGCGCGCATCGAAGCCCGCGCCAATTTCGCGCTCGATCCGGCCACGGCCGTGCTGCACTACGCCCAGGAGATTTTCGAAGGCCTCAAGGCCTACAAACGCGACAATGGCGTGAACCTGTTCCGCCCCGATGCCAATGCCCGCCGCTTCAAGGATTCGGCCGAGCGCATGGCGATGGCGCCGCTGCCCGAGGCGCTGTTCATCGAGGCGGTCGAGCAGGTCGTGCGGATCGACAGCGCCTGGATTCCGGGCGGCGAGGGCAGTCTTTACCTGCGGCCCTTCATGATCGCGAACGAGGTGTTTCTCGGCGTCAAGCCTTCGGCCGAATACATCTTCGCGGTGATCGCTTCCCCCGTCGGCTCCTATTTCAAGGGCGGACCGGCGCCGGTCTCGATCTGGGTGTCGGAGAAGTACACGCGCGCCGCGGTCGGCGGCACTGGTGCGGTGAAATGCGGCGGCAATTACGCCGCGAGCCTGCGCGCGCAGGCCGAGGCCATCGAGCGCGGCTGCGATCAGGTCGTGTTCCTCGATGCGATCGAGCGCCGCTATATCGAGGAGCTCGGCGGCATGAACGTGTTCTTCGTGTTCGACGACGGCTCGCTCTCGACACCGCCGCTCGGCACGATCCTGCCGGGGATCACCCGCGATTCGATCATCGCGCTGGCGAAGGATGCCGGCACGGTCGTGCGCGAGGAGCCCTATACGATCGAGCAGTGGCGCAAGGATGCCGCCAGCGGAAAACTGAAAGAGGCGTTCGCCTGCGGCACGGCAGCCGTCATCTCGCCGATCGGCAAGGTGTGCTCGGCGAGCGGCGATTTCCAGATCAGTGGCGGCGTCGCCGGCCCTGTCGCCATGGGGCTGCGCAAGAAGCTCGTCGACATCCAGTATGGCCGCGCGGAAGACCCGCACGACTGGATTCGAAAAGTCATGTGA
- a CDS encoding branched-chain amino acid aminotransferase: MGVSFDKIDGVIWYDGRLVPWADASVHVLTHGLHYASCVFEGERAYGGKVFKSTAHSERLKASANILDFEIPWSVAEIDAAKQLVIDNNNLPDAYLRPIAWRGSEMMGVSAPSNTIHLAIAAWNWPSYFDPAEKLKGIRMCMAEYRRPDPATIPALAKASGLYMICTISKHKAERQGYADAMMLDWQGRVAECTGANIFFVKSGKIHTPIADCFLAGITRATVIDLAQRRGIEVIERRIMPEELAGFTECFITGTAAEVTPVAEIAEWKFTPGRICEQLMADYAAEVQPKGTAAAA, from the coding sequence ATGGGAGTTTCGTTCGACAAGATCGATGGCGTCATCTGGTATGACGGCAGGCTGGTGCCGTGGGCCGACGCCAGTGTCCACGTCCTGACCCACGGGCTGCATTATGCGAGCTGCGTGTTCGAGGGCGAGCGCGCCTATGGCGGCAAAGTCTTCAAGAGCACCGCGCATTCCGAACGGCTGAAGGCCTCGGCCAACATCCTCGATTTCGAGATTCCCTGGTCGGTCGCCGAGATCGACGCGGCAAAGCAGCTCGTGATCGACAACAACAACCTGCCCGATGCCTATCTGCGCCCGATCGCCTGGCGCGGCTCGGAGATGATGGGCGTCTCGGCGCCGTCAAATACCATCCATCTCGCCATCGCCGCCTGGAACTGGCCGAGCTATTTCGATCCGGCCGAGAAGCTGAAGGGCATCCGCATGTGCATGGCCGAATACCGGCGGCCTGATCCGGCGACAATCCCCGCGCTGGCGAAGGCGTCCGGCCTCTACATGATCTGCACCATCAGTAAGCATAAGGCGGAACGTCAGGGTTATGCGGATGCGATGATGCTGGACTGGCAGGGCCGCGTCGCCGAATGTACCGGCGCCAACATCTTCTTCGTCAAGAGCGGCAAGATCCATACACCGATCGCCGACTGCTTCCTTGCCGGCATCACCCGCGCCACCGTGATCGACCTCGCGCAGCGCCGCGGCATCGAGGTGATCGAGCGCCGCATCATGCCCGAGGAGCTCGCCGGCTTCACCGAGTGCTTCATTACCGGCACCGCGGCAGAGGTGACCCCGGTCGCCGAGATCGCGGAATGGAAGTTCACGCCCGGCAGGATCTGTGAGCAGTTGATGGCAGACTATGCGGCGGAAGTGCAGCCGAAGGGCACGGCGGCTGCGGCGTAA
- the hisS gene encoding histidine--tRNA ligase yields MAEKPKKPQKLKARLPRGLEDRGPAAIAATRQMVEKIREVYERYGFEPVETPAMEFTDALGKFLPDQDRPNEGVFSFQDDDEQWISLRYDLTAPLARYVAENFDALPKPYRSYRFGYVFRNEKPGPGRFRQFMQFDADTVGSASPAADAEMCMMAADTMEALGIPRGAYVVKVNNRKVLDGVRDALGIADDGQWLTVMRAIDKLDRLGISGVQQLLGEGRKDESGDFTKGAGLKPDDIALVLSAIEQGAQLDARLRDSKIGQEGRDELDAISKLVAASGYGSDRIAIDPSVVRGLEYYTGPVYEVELLLETKDEKGRPVRFGSVGGGGRYDGLVSRFRGEPVPATGFSIGVSRLQAALTMIGKLDTRADFGPVVVTVFDRDRVADYQKMVAELRNANIRAELYLGNPKNMGNQLKYADRRNSPCVIIQGSDEKARGEIQIKDLIEGAKAAAAIASNQEWRETRPAQFSCAEGEIVAKVREVLARHDVKWG; encoded by the coding sequence ATGGCCGAGAAACCCAAAAAACCCCAGAAGTTGAAGGCGCGGCTGCCCCGCGGCTTGGAAGATCGTGGCCCGGCCGCGATCGCGGCCACGCGCCAGATGGTCGAGAAGATCCGCGAAGTCTATGAGCGCTACGGCTTCGAGCCGGTGGAAACCCCGGCGATGGAGTTCACCGATGCGCTCGGCAAATTCCTGCCCGACCAGGACCGACCGAACGAGGGCGTGTTCTCGTTCCAGGACGACGATGAACAGTGGATTTCGCTGCGCTACGACCTGACCGCGCCGCTGGCGCGCTATGTCGCGGAAAATTTCGACGCGCTGCCAAAACCCTATCGCAGCTACCGTTTCGGCTACGTGTTCCGCAACGAGAAGCCTGGCCCCGGCCGCTTTCGCCAGTTCATGCAGTTCGACGCCGACACGGTAGGCTCGGCCTCGCCGGCCGCCGACGCCGAGATGTGCATGATGGCGGCGGACACGATGGAAGCGCTCGGCATTCCCCGCGGCGCCTATGTGGTGAAGGTGAATAACCGCAAGGTGCTGGATGGCGTGCGCGATGCGCTCGGCATTGCTGATGACGGGCAATGGCTGACGGTGATGCGCGCGATCGACAAGCTCGATCGGCTCGGCATTTCCGGCGTGCAGCAACTGCTCGGCGAGGGCCGCAAGGATGAGTCGGGCGACTTCACCAAGGGCGCCGGCCTGAAGCCAGATGACATCGCGTTGGTCCTGAGCGCGATCGAACAGGGCGCGCAGCTCGATGCGCGGCTGCGCGACAGCAAGATCGGTCAGGAAGGCCGTGACGAACTCGATGCGATCAGCAAGCTGGTCGCCGCATCAGGCTACGGATCGGATCGAATTGCGATCGACCCGTCCGTCGTGCGCGGTCTCGAATATTACACGGGCCCTGTCTACGAGGTCGAACTCCTGCTCGAGACCAAGGACGAAAAGGGCCGCCCCGTGCGCTTCGGCTCGGTCGGCGGCGGTGGCCGTTACGACGGCCTTGTCTCGCGTTTCCGCGGCGAGCCGGTGCCGGCGACCGGGTTTTCGATCGGCGTGTCGCGCCTGCAGGCCGCGCTGACCATGATCGGCAAGCTCGACACGCGCGCCGATTTCGGCCCCGTCGTGGTCACCGTGTTCGACCGCGACCGTGTCGCCGATTATCAGAAGATGGTCGCGGAGCTCCGTAACGCGAATATCCGCGCCGAACTCTATCTCGGCAATCCCAAGAACATGGGCAACCAGCTCAAATATGCCGACCGCCGTAATTCGCCGTGCGTGATCATCCAGGGATCGGATGAAAAGGCGCGCGGCGAGATTCAAATCAAGGATCTGATCGAGGGCGCGAAAGCTGCCGCCGCCATCGCCTCGAACCAAGAATGGCGCGAGACCCGCCCGGCGCAGTTCTCCTGCGCCGAGGGCGAGATCGTTGCAAAGGTGCGCGAAGTGCTGGCACGCCATGACGTGAAGTGGGGATAG
- a CDS encoding tautomerase family protein produces MPEITISMAAGRTEEQKVGMMRDITQALVKNLGVDAEAVVIQINEAPLTHKMKGGKTFVERAAAAKK; encoded by the coding sequence ATGCCCGAGATCACCATCAGCATGGCCGCCGGCCGTACCGAGGAACAGAAAGTCGGCATGATGCGCGACATCACCCAGGCGCTGGTGAAAAATCTTGGCGTCGATGCGGAAGCGGTGGTGATCCAGATCAACGAGGCGCCGCTCACCCACAAGATGAAGGGCGGCAAGACGTTCGTCGAACGCGCGGCCGCGGCGAAGAAGTAA
- a CDS encoding thioesterase family protein, whose amino-acid sequence MDARDFIKIGMSAERTLVVPAERTVGHFVPDMPMVYATPMMILEMEMASSDAIRPYLQPGWITVGTEVDIRHLGASLVGATVRVTGKVIAVARRVIRFEVEAFEGERKIGDGRHARGLVNAESFAKRLAGK is encoded by the coding sequence ATGGACGCACGCGATTTCATCAAGATCGGTATGAGTGCCGAGCGCACGCTGGTGGTGCCGGCGGAGCGCACGGTCGGGCATTTCGTGCCTGATATGCCGATGGTCTATGCGACACCGATGATGATCCTGGAAATGGAGATGGCTTCGAGCGACGCCATCAGACCCTATCTCCAACCGGGCTGGATCACCGTTGGCACCGAGGTCGATATCCGCCATCTCGGCGCGTCGCTGGTCGGCGCGACGGTGCGCGTTACGGGAAAAGTGATCGCCGTCGCGCGCCGCGTGATCCGCTTCGAGGTCGAAGCCTTCGAGGGTGAGCGCAAGATCGGCGACGGCCGCCATGCCCGTGGCCTTGTCAATGCCGAGAGTTTTGCCAAGCGGCTTGCGGGGAAGTAG
- the proC gene encoding pyrroline-5-carboxylate reductase, with the protein MASNNALQNLQGTIALAGAGKMGGAMLTGWLAGGLDASRVTVVEPSLSDEIKALAARGIRLNPNDAATADTLVVAVKPQTFREAGPALKRLVGPSTLVVSIMAGTTIAALEEVCGGMVVRAMPNTPAAIGRGITVAVPAKNVSAAQRATADALLRATGSVEWVDDEALMDAVTAVSGSGPAYVFLLAEELARAGVEAGLPAELATKLARETVAGSGELLHRSELASATLRQNVTSPGGTTAAALEVLMANDGLQPLMIRAIAAATKRSKELAK; encoded by the coding sequence ATGGCAAGCAATAACGCACTTCAAAACCTCCAGGGCACCATCGCACTGGCCGGCGCCGGCAAGATGGGTGGCGCGATGCTGACGGGATGGCTGGCCGGCGGCCTCGACGCAAGCCGCGTGACCGTGGTCGAACCGTCCCTGTCAGACGAAATCAAGGCGCTCGCCGCCAGGGGCATTCGTCTCAATCCGAACGACGCGGCCACGGCCGACACGCTGGTGGTGGCGGTGAAGCCGCAGACCTTCCGCGAGGCGGGCCCAGCGCTGAAGCGTCTGGTGGGGCCGTCGACGCTCGTCGTCTCGATCATGGCGGGCACGACGATCGCGGCGCTCGAAGAAGTCTGCGGCGGCATGGTGGTTCGCGCCATGCCGAACACGCCAGCCGCGATTGGCCGCGGCATCACCGTGGCGGTGCCCGCAAAGAATGTCAGCGCGGCGCAACGCGCCACCGCCGATGCGCTGCTGCGCGCCACCGGCTCGGTCGAATGGGTCGACGACGAAGCGCTGATGGATGCGGTGACAGCTGTGTCCGGCTCGGGCCCCGCCTATGTGTTCCTGCTCGCCGAAGAGCTTGCCCGCGCCGGTGTCGAGGCCGGCCTGCCGGCGGAACTGGCGACGAAGCTCGCGCGCGAAACCGTCGCCGGCTCCGGCGAATTGCTGCATCGCTCCGAGCTTGCTTCGGCAACGCTGCGCCAGAACGTCACCTCGCCCGGCGGCACCACGGCCGCAGCGCTGGAAGTGCTGATGGCGAACGACGGCCTGCAACCACTGATGATCCGCGCCATCGCCGCGGCGACGAAGCGCTCGAAGGAACTGGCGAAGTAA